The genomic window GGTTTGACAAGGTTGTCCTGGCAGAGGTACCGTTGCCGCGAAACAAACTAGTTAGTTAGCGTTCCGCTCGTCTCGAGTGTGGCGTGCCGCCTGTTGGTGCTACGCCTCAAACCGTTGGTAGAACAAACGTCGAAGGAACCCCCATGCGTGTCAATGCCTATGCCGCCACTTCCGCCGGCGCCGAACTCACGCCCTATACCTACGAAGCCGGAGAGCTCGGGCCGCTCGAGGTTGACGTCGCGGTCACTCACTGCGGGGTCTGTCACAGCGATGTGGTGATGATTGACAACGACTGGGGCTATGCGAACTTCCCCTTGGTCGCCGGCCACGAGGCCGCCGGCGTGGTGTCCGCCGTCGGTTCCCTAGTGGACACCGACAAACTCGCTGTCGGCCAACGCGTCGTCGTCGGCGCAATCGCCGGCTCGTGCATGAGCTGCGAATTCTGTTTGACCGGCCGTCAGCAACTCTGCGCGCGTCGCGATGACACCGTTCTGCGCGGAGACCGCGGTGGCTTCGCCTCCTCGGTGCGTGCCAGCGACTGGCGCTTTGCCTATCCACTCCCTGATGCCATCGAACTGCAGGACGCTGGTCCGCTGCTTTGCGCGGGCGTCACGGTCTTCGCGCCGCTTGTCCGGCACGGCGTCAGGCCGACTGACCACATCGCCATCGTCGGTATCGGGGGACTCGGTCACCTCGCGATTCAGTTCGCCCGCGCCTGGGGATGCGACGTAACCGCAATCTCCACCTCTGCCGGCAAACGCGACTTGGCCCATGAGTTGGGTGCCGATCATTTCATCCTGACCCGCGACACCGACGAATTAGCCCAAGCATCGAGCTCCTTCGATTTCATCTTGAGTACGGTGTCTGGTGATCTGCCCTGGGATGAGTACCTCACCGCGTTAAAGCCGCAGGGGATACTGAGCATCGTCGGTATGCCAGACAGTGCAGTAAAGGTCAGTCCCATTTCTCTGCTGGTGTCGGAGAAGGCCATTTTCGGGGGAGTGCCGGCGTCACAGCACGAAACCAGACTTATGCTCGACTTTGCCGCCCGCACCGGAGTGCGACCACTGGTCGAAACGTTTCCGATGGCCGACATCAATCGCGCAATCGCGCGAGCTCGCTCCGGCGATGTCCGGTTCCGCGCCGTCGTATCCGCGTAGTAGTCGAACCGATTCGAGTGGGTGGGCGAGACCCGGAAATTTGACGTGACGTGTGCTGGCCGAAGCGACGGCAAGCCGATCAATGACCTGTTCCCGATTTCCCGGACACCGGGGTTGAGGCGATGATCGTCTCAAGGGAAGGAGTCCGAGAGAAGATGCCTGCTGCTCATCCGGAGGAGTTTCGCCGTCGTGCGGTGGAGTTGGCCCGGCTGCGAGAGAAACCGATCGCCAAGATCGCCAAGGACCTGGCGATCAGCGAGTCCTGTTTGCGTCGATGGATGGATCTGGCCGACGTTGAGGAGGGCCACAAAGAGGGCCTGACCCGCGACGAGCGGGCTGAGCTGGTCCGGCTGCGCCGAGAAAAGCGGGTGCTGGAGATGGAAGTCGAGATCCTCAAACGGGCCAGCGCCTACTTCGCCCGGGAGAACATCCTCCCAAAATAGGGTTCCGGCTGGTCCACGAGCTGGCTGCGCAGGGCTTCCCTGTCGCGCTGACCGGCCGGATCCTGCAGGTGTCGACGTCAGGCTTCCATGAATGGCGCACCCGGGCGGCCTGCGATCGCGACCGCCACGACGCCGAGCTGGCCAACACCATCACCGCAATTCACACCGCGTCGCGCCACACCTACGGGGTACGCCGTATCTAGGCTGAGCTGCGTCACGGCCACGGGATCCAGGTCGGCCATAAGCGGGTGTGGCGGTGCATGAAACTCGTTAGCGTGCAAGGCGTTCATCGCCGCCGCTGGAGGCGGGAACCGCCGGCGGCCGCATCGTGGCCGGATCTGGTTCAGCGGCAGTTCCGCGCCGAAGGTCCCGACCGGTTGTGGGTCACCGACATCGAGCGCCGTGAGGCGCTGTTCAACCGAACGGAGGTGAGAGACCACCGTCGCCGAGCCATCGCAGTGGCCCGGTAGAAGCTGGGGGCAGCCTGATCTAAAGAGACTTTGGTGAGGGTGGGAAGCAGCCCCGACAACGCCGGGACGGCCTGGTACTGCCAGACGGGTCGGGTCCGGCTAGCGAGACGGGAAGGTGTACGCGAGGAACCAGCGGCTGAACGCCTCTTAAGAGAAGACCACCAGCTCCAACCTGGCGGATGCGGGCTGGGCAGCGACGCGCACCCGCCCTGAGGGCGGGGAACTCGTGGGCCGGTTGATGTCGCCGGTTCGGGAGGTCACGGTGAAGGACTGCGGCGTAGCCGTGACGAGGTCGCAGGGGCATAGCTGGACACCTCACCCGTCAAACGGTTGACAGTGAACACGGGAACCACCGCGCCGGTCCCCGGTCAGATCCGGCAGCCAGCCGGGCTGGAGGGGTAGGCAGTCGTCGGCTGATGCCGGTGTGGTGGGGCGGAGGAGCCGTAGTAGTCCGAGGCCGGGAAAGCCGGTCGCATGGCAAAGGGCTCCAGCGGGTTCGCGGCGAGTACGCAGACTGTGGAGGTCACTTGTGAATACGAGTGCTTTGTGGCCCGACCCGGACACGGCCGAGCTGCGGGTACGCAGGATGCAACGCAAACTGCACCATTGGGCGGTTGATGAAAGCGACCGCTGTTTCGATGATTTGTACAACCTCGTTTATGACCCCGCATTCCTCACCCTCGCGTGGGAGCGGGTGCGGACGAACAAGGGTGCGCGCTCAGCCGGTGCCGATGGGACCGCACCGCGGTCTGTCGGTGCGGCAGAGGCGGTCGGACTGCTTCAGCGGCTCCGCGAGGAACTCAAGGAGCGGATATTCCGGCCGGATCCGGTGCGGGAGGTGATGATCCCGAAGGCGAACGGCAAGCTCCGCCGCCTGGGTATCGCGACCGTCGCCGACCGGGTCGTGCAAGCTTCGCTGAAGCTGGTGCTGGAGCCCATTTTCGAGGCGGACTTTCATCCGTGCGCATATGGGTTCCGGCCGGGCAGGCGAGCCCAGGACGCCATCGCTGAGATCCATCACCTCGCCAGCGGCTCACGGGCCTATCACTGGGTTTTCGAGGGAGACATCACGGCGTGCTTCGATGAAATCTCGCATTCGGCCCTTATGGGCCGGGTGCGGCGACGTGTCGGGGACAAACGCGTTCTGGCCCTGGTGAAGTCGTTCCTCAAAGCCGGGATTCTCTCGAAAGATCTCGGCTACCGGGACACCATCACCGGCACTCCGCAAGGCGGAATCCTCTCACCACTGCTCAGCAATGTCGCCCTGTCCGTTCTCGACGAGCACTTCGCCGCGAAGTGGAAGGCGCTCGGCCCGGAATGGACACGTGCCAAGCATCGACGCGCCGGAGTTCCGACCATGAAAATCGTCCGCTACGCAGACGATTTCTGTGTCATGGTCCACGGCACTCGCGCTGATGCCGAAGCGCTTTGGGACGAGATCGCAGCAGTGCTCGCGCCGATGGGCCTGCGCCTGTCGGTCGAGAAGAGCAGGATCTGCCACGTCGACGAGGGGTTCGAGTTCCTCGGCTTCCGCATCCAACGGCAGATCAAAAGGGGCACGACCAAGCACTACGTCTACACCTGGCCGTCGAAGAAGGCACTTATGTCCATCACCGACAAAGTCAGGAATCTGACGCGGCGACACAAACATCGAACGCTCGCTGATCTGCTGCGCCAACTCAACCCCGTCCTGCGGGGATGGTGCAATTACTTCCAGCACGGGGTGTCCAAACGCACCTTCGACTACCTCGACCACTTCACATGGTGGCGGGTGGTGACTTGGATGCGCAAACGGCACCACGGGCTGGCGTGGGGCGTCTTCCATCGACGGTTCCTGCCCAATTGGCAAATCCGCGAAGGCAAGACGGCGATGTTTCGGCCGCAGAAGGTAGAGGTCACCCGATACCGCTACCGGGGCACGAAAATCATCACCCCTTGGACAGCGAGGCCGACGGACATCACTGCACCAGTGGCCTGAATCCGTGGAGAGCCCGTTGCGGAGAAATTCGCTCGGCGGGTTCGGAGGGCGGGCCGGGGAAACGGATCGGTAGAAATGCCGACACCGCGCCCCGGTCCGACCCCTACACTCAGCACCGCACCTGCGAAGGCTGAATCTACGCCGCGGTCGTGCTCGACGTGTACTCCCGCCGGGTAGTGGGCTGGTCGATCGCCGATCACCTCCGCACCGAACTGGTCGCCGACGCCCTGAACATGGCCCGCCTACGCCGCAAACCCGTTGGCACAGTGATCCATTCGGGTCTGCTGCACGGACAGGTGACATCTGAGTTGCTTGCCCCAGGTGGGCGGGCTGGAAGGATGTCATTGTGCCCAGGCCCTATCCCCGCGAGTTCCGCGACGATCTCGTCCGTGTTGCCCGCAACCGCGACGACGGCGTGATGATCGAGCAGATCGCCACGGACTTCGGTGTCCATCCGATGACGCTGACCAAGTGGATGCGTCAGGCGGATATCGACGAGGGCGCCAAGGTTGGCAAGAGCACCGGTGATTCCGCCGAACTGCGTGAGCTGCGTCGCCGAAATCGATTGCTGGAACTGACCGCGCTCGCTGAAATCCCCACTGACGCTCATCGAAATTCCCCACCCGTGTGGCTCCGCCGAGAAGGGCGGGCCTCCTTCGAAGCTACTGGTGTCTGACGCCAGTTGCTCCACCGAAGGAGGCCCGCTTTCTCATGCTCACATGGGAGGACGATGTGGAAATACATGCCCTACGCAAGCGTGGTTGGACGGTCTGGGCGATCGCCCGCCACACCGGTCTTGACCACAAGACGGTCCGCAGATATCTGGCCGGTGACGGTAACCCGGGGTGGGTGCCTGGCCCGGCCCGGATCCGTTTGACCCGTTCGTCGACTACGTCACCGCGCGGCTGACCGAGGACCCGCACCTGTGGGCCCGCACCCTGTTTGACGAGCTCAAGGAGTTGGGGTTCGGTTTGTCGTATCAGAGCTTGACCCGCAATATCCGGGTGCGGGATCTACGGCCGGTGTGCCAGGCCTGCCGGACCGCCACCGAGCGCCCGAACGCAGTGAATCCCACATGCACCCGGGGACGAAACCCAATGGGACTGCCTGGAATTGCCCGACCCACCGGCATCCTGGGGTTGGGGCAAGACCGCTCATCTGTTGGTCGGCTCGCTGGCGCATTCCGGTAAGTGGCGCGGCTTCTTGGCGCCATCGGAGGATCAGCCGCACCTGGTTGCCGGCTTGGATCGCGTCACCCGTGGACTTGGTGGGCTGACCCGGGTGTGGCGGTTCGATCGAAATGGCCACAGTCTGCGACCCCGGCTCGGGACGCGTGACCGCCTCGTTCGCGGGGGTCGCCAAGCACTACGGCGTGGCGGTGGCGATCTGCCCGGCCCGGCGCGGTAACCGCAAGGGCGTGGTGGAGAAGGCCAACCACACCGCCGCCCAACGCTGGTGGCGCACGCTGGCCGACGACATGACTGTCGAGGCTGCACCAGGCCGACTTGGATCGCTTTGCCCGAGTCCGTGGTGATACCCGGCTGCGGGCCACTGCCGATGGCCGGTCATCGGTGGCGGTGATGGCCAAAACGCAGCCTCTGCAAACGGCACCGGCGGTGCCCTATCCGGTGATCATCTCCGAGACCCGCACCGCATCGCGGCAGGCAATGGTGTCCTACCGCGGTAATCGCTACTCGGGGCCCCCGGAGCTGGCCGCCGCCCAGGTGGTGGTCAGCCATCCCGTCGGCGGGCAGTTCTGTGACATCGCCACCACCAACGGGATCGTGATCGCCCGGCACCGCATGGTCGCCGACGGGCTCGGTGTCATGGTCCGCGACAGCGGCCATGTCATCGCCTTGGACACCGTCGCGATGGCCACCGCCACCACCGGGCGCCCGCACCGCCGCAAGGAACGCATCCCACCCGGGCCGGCAGCCAAAGCCGCTGCCGCGCAACTTCTTCAGATCCAGCGGGGCCTACCGCTGCTATCGAATCTGTAACTCACTCAACCGATTCCACCGTCATCGATCTGTCCGCCTACGAGCGGGCCGCCCAGAACAGGACCATCCAATGACCCCGAACCCACGCACCGGCAAGACCGACATCACCAGCACCGCCGAGGAGTCCCCGTCGGCCGCGGCGAGCCGGTATCAATAGCTGCGCTCGCACCTGGCCGAGCTCAAACTGGCCGCTGCCGCCGAAGCACTGCGCACAGTCCTCGACCAAGCCACCGTCGAAGGGCTGTCGTTGACCGTCGCTTTGGAGCGACTGCTGGCCGTGGAAGTCGAGGCCAGCACTGCCCGACGTCTGGCCGGCCGGCTGGGGTTCGCCTGCCTGCCGACCTCGGCCACCCTGGCCGATTTCGATGTCGATGCTGCCGCCGGGATCGACCGCAAGCTCATCGACGAGTTGGGCACCTGCCGTTATCTAGAATCGGCGACCAACATCTTGCTCATCGGGCCGCCGGGTACTGGAAAGAAGCACTTGTCGGTCGGATTGGCAAGGGCTGCAGCCCATTCCGGTTACCGGAAGGGCTGCAGCCCATTCCGGTTACCGGACGTACTTCACCACCGCTGCCGATCTGGCAGCCCGCTGCCACCGTGCCGCGATCGAAGGACGCTGGGCCACCACCATGCGCTATGCCGGTCCGACGCTGCTGATAATTGACGAACTCGGCTATCTTCCTTTGCCCGCCGAAGCCGCATCGGCGTTGTTTCAGGTTGTCTCCCAACGGTATTTGAAGACCAGCATCGTCATCACCACCAACCGGGGGTGGGTGCGTGGGGCGAGATCCTCGGCGACACCATCGTGGCAGCCGCCATGCTCGACCGCCTGTTGCACCGCTCAGTCGTGATCAACCTCGACGGCGAGTCCTACCGCTTACGCGACCACCAGGCCGCCGCGGGAACCCTGCGCCGAACCACCACCGGCACCCGCCAACAACTACACTGACCGCTGCACACAGGTGAGGAATTTCGGCGAGCACACCTGGGGACTTTCGGTGAGCGCGATCAGTACAAGAGGACGAAGTCCTGCGCCGAGCAGCCGCCTACTTGTCGCAGGCCAACCTGCCGGGAAAAGGCACTACCCGCTCGTGAAAGAGCTCGCCGCCGAGGGGATCCCCGTGGCGGTGACGTGCCGGGTACTCAAGGTCGCCCGCCAGCCCTACTATTGCTGGCGGGCCGACCCCATCGCCGAGGGCGAATACGTCGAGGCGCATCGGGGCCAACGCTCTCTTCGACGCCCACGGCGATGATCCAGAAGTCGGGTACCGGTTTCTGGTCGATGAAGCCCGCGACGCCGGTCAGTCGATGGCCGAACGCACCGCCTGGCAGATCTGTTCGAACAACGGCTGGTGGAGCACGTTCGGCAAGCGTCAACGCGGCAAGAACGGCAGAACCGAGCCGCCCGTGCATGGTGATCTGGTCGGTCGAGATCTCACCGCCGGTACGCCAAATCAGTTATAAATGGCCGACATTAACGAACACCCGTATCGGCGAGGGCAAGCTCTACCTCAGTGCGATCAAGGACGAGTTTTCCAACCGGATCGCCGGCTACAACATCGACTCCCGGACCAAATACTGTCGAAAGGCCGGTGTCTTTTACCAGCGGCAAAACAGGTTGCCGGTCTGGTCTGCATCGGAGCCCGGTGCACACCCTATGGCCGGTAGCGATCGCGACATCGCGGTTAGTTGAGACGGTCCTGCGTTCCTGAGCGCGGCCGAGGAAGTCATCATCAGTTTGATCCGCTGATGCAGGCGTAGCGAATTGCAGTGCAGCACCAGGAGCAGAATCACGCTCGTCGTCAACCACTTACCACCAGGCACATCCGTTTGGGCCATTAATCTCTCCTGCGGGTGGTAAAAGGTCTTGAAACGCGGGAGTGTCGCTGACCACCGACATGCCTTCGTTCGGTGCGCACGCGGCGTCGTCGACATTGGACGATGATGAATGCCACTGCCAGAGCGACCGCAATGGTGGCGAGGACGGCAGTTCCTGTGATCTGCTGGACCTCGTTGTAGTGCGGTAGGTAGTTGGCTTCTGCGGCGAATCGCGCGTTGGGTGCCGTGCCCATTTTGGTGACCTTCCGGATTGGCCAAAATTCATCGGCCGCTGAGCTGGACAGCCTTGACAATGAGCAGGACGGCGCCGACGACGAGGTATCCGCGCAGCGCAATCATGCCTAGACGGGTCCCTGCCGACCAGGTCACGGGTTCTAACAAGGTCAGTGGTGGCATTCGCCAGCTATTGCGGTCAAGAGGCCGCGCCGGGCTTGATACCGCCGGTGGTGAGGGCTGGCGGCGACCCATCCAACGAAGCGTCGGTACCGTGGCTGCGGCGAGTATGATCAACGTCAGTGACAGGTACCCGGCGAGAACGATCACGTCGAGGCCGGGGAACAAGGTAGTCGCCATCAGGATTCCCGACAGCAGCAGCAGGACGCCGACGATCAGCCCGGCAACCCAGTTGAGCCAGCGTCGATTCACCCAGGGGCCCAATACTGCCCGGTCGTTGCACAGTAGCAGGAGGAACACGCTGGCACTAGGCAACAGCAAGCCAGCGAGGGCCTGTACGGCGGTGGTGATCAACCCAAGGGGGGCGCCAGGAATCAGCACGATCGCCGCCGCAAACGACACCATCGCGCTGTAGGAAAGGTAGAACGGTTTCGCATCGGCGAACCCCCGGTGGAGCGAGTGTTTCAGGCCGAATACGTCGCCAAAGGCGTAGCTGGTGGCCAGGGTCACTGCGGCGGCGCCGAGGATAGACGCGTCGAGCAGCACGATCGCGAACAACCAGCCGAGCGTCAAATTGTGTTGGCCTAGCAGACGCGCGATGGCGCCGGCGTCGGTGAAACCACCGGCTGTGCCAGTGGAGCGCGCCGCCCAATCACCGATCATGACCAGCGCGGTGGCGCCGACCACCACGATGAACGCCCCCAAGACCGTATCGACGCGCTCGTAGCCCATAAATCGAGGTGTTATGCGCTTGTCGACGACGTTGGACTGCTGGAAGAACAGCTGCCAAGGCGCCACGGTGGTCCCGACGATAGCAATGATCAAAAGCACCGCGTCCGAGGTCACGCCACCGGAGATGTTCGGCGCCACATATGACTTGGCGGCCTGGGCCCACTGTGGGTGCGCCATCAGCAGAATCGGGATCTGCGCCAAGGTGATAACAATAAAGACGAACATGGCCCGCTCCCACCGGCGAAAGCTGCCGCTGGCCATGATCGCGATGAGCGCGACCGCTGAGACCGGAACGACAATGTATTTGGAGATACCAATGTAGGCGGCGGCCAAAGTGATGCCGATGAACTCGGTGACGATCGTGAGAAAGTTGAGCAGGAACAGGTCGCCGACGGAGAACCACCCCCAGCCGCGGCCGAAGCGTTCGTTGATCAAGCGAGCGTGTCCGACACCGGTAACCGCGCCGAGCCGGACCACCATCTCTTGGTTGACGATGAGCACCGGAATCAGCAGGAGTAGCACCCACAGCAGGGAGTAGCCATAATTTTGGCCAGCTTGGGTGTAGGTGGCCACCCCGCCGGCATCGTTATCGCCGACCATCACGATGATTCCGGGACCGACAATGGCAAGCAGCGTCAGCAGCCGCGTCTTGAACGTGCGGGGATGGTCGGTTTCCGCGACGTTAATGCGCCCGAAGGCGCCCTCGATATCACCGAGGTGAGCCGAGTCAAGCACTGCAGTGCGCTTCGGTGGTGGCGACTCGGATCGGTGAGTGGTTGCTGCGTGGCCGGTGGCCTTCTCGCCGGAGCTCACGGCGCCTCACTCTCTGGTCCAGGCGCGTCCCGATCGTCACACGATGGGGTGATTTCGCGGACCGGGCGGGGGGCGGGTTCGCGACGACGCCAATCCTCGGGGATGGTGACTTCTAGCACGTCATCGACGGTGACAACTCCGAGCACGCGGTCGTGGCCGTCGACGACGGGGATGGAGTAGAGGTTGAAGTCGGCCATCAATAGGGCGACGTCAGGGACATCGGCTTCGGCCCCGATTCGGATTGGGTCGCAATCCATCAGTGATTCAACGGTTTGACCGGGTTCGGCTTGCAGCAGGTCGATCACTGACACGACACCAGCCAGGCGGTTGTCTTCATCAACGACATGCATCTTGACCAATGCCTCGGGTTGTATCCTCGTGGCGCCCGCGATCAGTGCCAGCGCCGCGCCCGCAGTGGTGCTTGCGGCGCAGGAGACGAAGTCGACATTCATCAAGCCGCCGGCACTGTCGGGGTTAAAGCCCATCAGGGTGATCACCTTCGTGCGCTGCGGGCCCGGCATCAGCTCCAGCACGCGCCTGCGCCGCGATTGACGCAGGTCTGCGATCGCGTCGGCGGCGTCGTCGGCGCGCATGCGGCCCAAGAGTGCGGCGACCTCGTCATCGGCCATGTCATTGAGCAGTCGGCTGGCCTTGTCAGGGTCGAGTTCTTCGAACACGTCGGCTTCCAATTCCGGATCGCTGCGGACCCGGTCGAGGATCTCGCCGCCCTCGGCTTTGTCAGCGTCTTCGAGAAGATCCGCGATGTCCGCGGGTTTGAACCCGCCAAGCCGGTTTGACTGACTTCGCGAGGCACCGGAGCGGGCGTGGCCTATCAGTGGTTCGAATGCCTTCCAATCTCGGGCGGCATGCCCACCCCGGCTTTTGATTAGTCCGAAGAAGCGCGCCGGGCGGCGGGTATCCAG from Mycobacterium kubicae includes these protein-coding regions:
- a CDS encoding NAD(P)-dependent alcohol dehydrogenase yields the protein MRVNAYAATSAGAELTPYTYEAGELGPLEVDVAVTHCGVCHSDVVMIDNDWGYANFPLVAGHEAAGVVSAVGSLVDTDKLAVGQRVVVGAIAGSCMSCEFCLTGRQQLCARRDDTVLRGDRGGFASSVRASDWRFAYPLPDAIELQDAGPLLCAGVTVFAPLVRHGVRPTDHIAIVGIGGLGHLAIQFARAWGCDVTAISTSAGKRDLAHELGADHFILTRDTDELAQASSSFDFILSTVSGDLPWDEYLTALKPQGILSIVGMPDSAVKVSPISLLVSEKAIFGGVPASQHETRLMLDFAARTGVRPLVETFPMADINRAIARARSGDVRFRAVVSA
- a CDS encoding transposase, producing MPAAHPEEFRRRAVELARLREKPIAKIAKDLAISESCLRRWMDLADVEEGHKEGLTRDERAELVRLRREKRVLEMEVEILKRASAYFARENILPK
- a CDS encoding transposase gives rise to the protein MSTSGFHEWRTRAACDRDRHDAELANTITAIHTASRHTYGVRRI
- the ltrA gene encoding group II intron reverse transcriptase/maturase; amino-acid sequence: MNTSALWPDPDTAELRVRRMQRKLHHWAVDESDRCFDDLYNLVYDPAFLTLAWERVRTNKGARSAGADGTAPRSVGAAEAVGLLQRLREELKERIFRPDPVREVMIPKANGKLRRLGIATVADRVVQASLKLVLEPIFEADFHPCAYGFRPGRRAQDAIAEIHHLASGSRAYHWVFEGDITACFDEISHSALMGRVRRRVGDKRVLALVKSFLKAGILSKDLGYRDTITGTPQGGILSPLLSNVALSVLDEHFAAKWKALGPEWTRAKHRRAGVPTMKIVRYADDFCVMVHGTRADAEALWDEIAAVLAPMGLRLSVEKSRICHVDEGFEFLGFRIQRQIKRGTTKHYVYTWPSKKALMSITDKVRNLTRRHKHRTLADLLRQLNPVLRGWCNYFQHGVSKRTFDYLDHFTWWRVVTWMRKRHHGLAWGVFHRRFLPNWQIREGKTAMFRPQKVEVTRYRYRGTKIITPWTARPTDITAPVA
- a CDS encoding transposase — translated: MPRPYPREFRDDLVRVARNRDDGVMIEQIATDFGVHPMTLTKWMRQADIDEGAKVGKSTGDSAELRELRRRNRLLELTALAEIPTDAHRNSPPVWLRREGRASFEATGV
- a CDS encoding Nramp family divalent metal transporter; protein product: MLDSAHLGDIEGAFGRINVAETDHPRTFKTRLLTLLAIVGPGIIVMVGDNDAGGVATYTQAGQNYGYSLLWVLLLLIPVLIVNQEMVVRLGAVTGVGHARLINERFGRGWGWFSVGDLFLLNFLTIVTEFIGITLAAAYIGISKYIVVPVSAVALIAIMASGSFRRWERAMFVFIVITLAQIPILLMAHPQWAQAAKSYVAPNISGGVTSDAVLLIIAIVGTTVAPWQLFFQQSNVVDKRITPRFMGYERVDTVLGAFIVVVGATALVMIGDWAARSTGTAGGFTDAGAIARLLGQHNLTLGWLFAIVLLDASILGAAAVTLATSYAFGDVFGLKHSLHRGFADAKPFYLSYSAMVSFAAAIVLIPGAPLGLITTAVQALAGLLLPSASVFLLLLCNDRAVLGPWVNRRWLNWVAGLIVGVLLLLSGILMATTLFPGLDVIVLAGYLSLTLIILAAATVPTLRWMGRRQPSPPAVSSPARPLDRNSWRMPPLTLLEPVTWSAGTRLGMIALRGYLVVGAVLLIVKAVQLSGR
- a CDS encoding magnesium transporter MgtE N-terminal domain-containing protein, with the protein product MHLSAMLHAPVLARSGEVVGRVQDVIVRLRGADEYPLVSGIVAVVGRRRVFIGSPSISQYAPDRVVLATHKIDLRGFERRDGEVLLRTDVLGHRLIDVAAVELVRAYDVELEDTGAGWVLARLDTRRPARFFGLIKSRGGHAARDWKAFEPLIGHARSGASRSQSNRLGGFKPADIADLLEDADKAEGGEILDRVRSDPELEADVFEELDPDKASRLLNDMADDEVAALLGRMRADDAADAIADLRQSRRRRVLELMPGPQRTKVITLMGFNPDSAGGLMNVDFVSCAASTTAGAALALIAGATRIQPEALVKMHVVDEDNRLAGVVSVIDLLQAEPGQTVESLMDCDPIRIGAEADVPDVALLMADFNLYSIPVVDGHDRVLGVVTVDDVLEVTIPEDWRRREPAPRPVREITPSCDDRDAPGPESEAP